Proteins found in one Prosthecobacter sp. genomic segment:
- a CDS encoding DUF1592 domain-containing protein, which produces MTFCFRFRSSFAAALTVCLALAGVVCAAEPYDTFLEKHCISCHGPEKEKGDLRIDQLSRDFKVGADTHHWAEVIEQVNSGEMPPKKEKKPTQEEIAAFVTSLDSRIKEGRAARMAARPAVSHYRLSRKEYQNTVYDLLGVRYDPAKPGELNEDTRWHGFERIGSELSLSPSHVDRYYRAAELVLDRAFPAAASAETRKVRKTAAEIRYGGGKDQQAALDRFGIKRPLRYLLFPGTVQNALSPNSLGKTGPEHSGLYKLRIQASGIRPLGGQTAHLSIGKRTGEETVDGLIEFDITAPEDKPQVYEFEVFLEMPATLDFCVVATDVVDRRAGAAFRNAIGSRSGYIFTHSSETLLLNPNAPQMFDDKGNGLFSTVLLDWIEWEGPLVSEAEKARRNDVVPPDDATPEVVAEHLQRFAERAWRRAVKKEELEQYLQSYRTERDAGEKLADAYRVALQGVLTSRHFIYLVEGDTVARERLTDTELASRLSYFLWSSMPDDALFTAAKSSTLNGEGLKKEVDRMLADSKASRFIDDFARQWLQLHRVGMFPPDKKLYPAYDAWLEESMRSEPVEFFREMFGKNLPIDGFIHSDWTVANARLCDFYGLAEPKNGGFQRVSLKPEDRRGGLLTMGAVLGLTSDGTRQRPVHRGVWLSEVVLGKTPPPPPANVPAIEPPTPQSPKATLRQKIEAHRNDANCAACHAKLDPLGLAWDNYDAIGQWRTHEKVAAGVGADPLVNPAGEMPDGRAFKDANEFKQRLLEDRDELARAFIDHLCTYGLRRALSFDDQDDLKAIHAEAKKSEYRIKDIVRAVALSDLMRKR; this is translated from the coding sequence ATGACTTTTTGTTTTCGCTTTCGATCCTCATTCGCCGCCGCGCTCACCGTCTGCCTTGCCCTCGCTGGTGTCGTTTGTGCTGCTGAACCGTATGACACTTTCCTGGAGAAACACTGCATCAGTTGTCATGGCCCCGAGAAGGAGAAGGGGGATTTGCGCATCGACCAGCTCTCGCGCGATTTCAAGGTGGGTGCGGACACGCATCATTGGGCGGAGGTGATAGAGCAGGTCAATTCGGGCGAGATGCCGCCGAAGAAGGAGAAGAAGCCGACTCAGGAGGAAATCGCGGCGTTTGTGACGAGTCTTGATTCGCGCATCAAAGAGGGCCGGGCAGCGCGGATGGCGGCGCGGCCGGCGGTGTCGCATTACCGGCTGAGCCGGAAGGAGTATCAAAACACGGTCTATGACCTGCTCGGCGTGCGCTATGATCCGGCCAAGCCGGGGGAGCTGAATGAGGACACGCGCTGGCATGGGTTTGAACGTATCGGGTCGGAGCTTTCGCTCTCGCCGTCGCATGTGGATCGCTATTACCGCGCGGCGGAGCTGGTGCTGGATCGTGCGTTTCCTGCTGCGGCGTCGGCGGAGACTCGCAAGGTCCGCAAGACGGCGGCGGAGATTCGTTACGGCGGCGGGAAGGACCAGCAGGCGGCGCTGGATCGTTTCGGCATCAAGCGGCCGCTGCGTTATCTCCTTTTCCCCGGCACTGTCCAAAACGCGCTCTCGCCGAACTCGCTCGGCAAGACCGGCCCGGAGCATAGCGGGCTCTACAAACTGCGCATCCAGGCCAGCGGTATCCGACCGCTCGGCGGCCAGACGGCGCACTTGAGCATCGGCAAGCGCACGGGTGAGGAGACGGTGGATGGGCTCATCGAGTTTGACATCACGGCGCCGGAGGACAAACCGCAGGTCTATGAGTTCGAGGTGTTCCTGGAGATGCCCGCGACGCTGGACTTCTGCGTGGTGGCCACGGATGTGGTGGATCGCCGAGCTGGTGCGGCCTTCCGCAATGCGATCGGCAGCAGGAGCGGCTACATTTTCACGCACAGCAGCGAGACCTTGCTCTTAAATCCGAACGCGCCACAGATGTTCGATGACAAGGGCAATGGCCTCTTCTCCACGGTGCTGCTCGATTGGATCGAGTGGGAAGGGCCGCTGGTGTCGGAGGCTGAAAAAGCACGGCGCAATGATGTGGTGCCACCCGATGACGCGACGCCCGAGGTGGTGGCCGAGCATCTGCAACGCTTTGCCGAACGCGCCTGGCGTCGTGCGGTGAAAAAGGAGGAGTTGGAGCAGTATTTGCAATCCTATCGCACCGAGCGCGACGCGGGCGAGAAGCTGGCAGACGCGTATCGTGTCGCGTTGCAGGGCGTGCTGACCTCCCGGCATTTCATCTACCTCGTCGAGGGCGACACGGTGGCCCGCGAACGGCTCACGGACACGGAACTCGCCTCGCGGCTCTCGTATTTCCTCTGGAGTTCGATGCCGGATGACGCGCTCTTCACTGCGGCAAAAAGCAGCACGCTGAATGGCGAGGGCTTGAAGAAGGAAGTTGATCGCATGCTCGCCGACAGCAAAGCCAGCCGCTTCATCGACGACTTTGCACGCCAATGGCTGCAACTGCACCGCGTGGGCATGTTCCCGCCGGACAAGAAGCTCTACCCAGCCTACGACGCGTGGCTGGAGGAAAGCATGCGCTCGGAGCCGGTGGAGTTCTTCCGCGAGATGTTCGGCAAGAACCTGCCCATCGACGGCTTCATCCATTCTGACTGGACCGTGGCAAACGCGCGGCTCTGCGATTTCTACGGACTGGCAGAGCCGAAGAATGGCGGCTTCCAGCGAGTCTCGCTGAAGCCCGAGGATCGTCGCGGCGGTCTGCTCACGATGGGCGCTGTGCTCGGCCTGACCTCGGACGGCACACGGCAACGCCCGGTGCATCGCGGTGTGTGGCTCAGCGAGGTGGTGCTCGGCAAGACACCGCCACCACCGCCCGCCAACGTCCCCGCCATCGAGCCTCCAACGCCGCAAAGCCCCAAAGCAACGCTGCGCCAAAAGATCGAAGCCCACCGCAACGACGCAAACTGCGCCGCCTGCCACGCGAAGCTCGACCCACTCGGCCTCGCCTGGGACAACTACGACGCCATCGGCCAGTGGCGCACTCACGAGAAAGTCGCGGCTGGAGTCGGTGCGGACCCGTTGGTGAATCCCGCCGGTGAAATGCCCGACGGTCGTGCCTTCAAGGATGCCAACGAGTTCAAGCAGCGCCTCCTTGAAGACCGCGACGAACTCGCCCGCGCCTTCATCGACCACCTTTGCACTTACGGCCTCCGCCGCGCCCTCAGCTTTGACGATCAAGACGACCTCAAAGCCATCCATGCCGAAGCGAAGAAGAGCGAATACCGTATCAAGGACATCGTTCGCGCCGTTGCTCTCTCCGACCTGATGAGGAAACGCTAA
- a CDS encoding aldolase/citrate lyase family protein: MAPPLPKSNLQLGTWLQTGSPIVAELADASGFDWLLIDLEHGCGTEAMVLPQIQVIRHAAAIVRVGAPHPDLIARSLDWGAAGIMVPMVSSAEKAEACVRAMRYPPRGDRGLAGMVRAFQYGLHRDMPTPVFYAQIETIEGVENARAIAAVDGVDVLFIGPMDLKLHLQSHPERTQMDYAACLREVAAAARAAGKACGLLCRQTDDFAELQALGFTHLAIETDITLLRESYRKVIQPLRADPAVVGLRDNPSMPSK; encoded by the coding sequence ATGGCTCCCCCTCTTCCCAAATCTAATCTCCAACTCGGCACCTGGTTGCAGACAGGCTCCCCCATCGTCGCCGAACTTGCCGATGCGAGCGGCTTCGACTGGTTGCTCATTGATCTCGAGCACGGCTGCGGCACTGAGGCGATGGTGCTGCCGCAGATTCAGGTCATTCGCCATGCCGCCGCCATCGTGCGTGTCGGTGCGCCGCATCCCGACCTCATCGCTCGCTCGCTGGACTGGGGCGCTGCCGGCATCATGGTGCCGATGGTTTCCTCGGCGGAAAAAGCCGAAGCCTGCGTGCGTGCCATGCGCTATCCGCCGCGTGGAGATCGTGGTCTGGCCGGGATGGTGCGCGCCTTTCAATACGGACTGCATCGCGACATGCCGACTCCTGTTTTTTACGCCCAGATCGAGACCATCGAAGGCGTGGAAAACGCGCGCGCCATCGCCGCCGTTGATGGGGTCGATGTGCTCTTCATCGGCCCGATGGACTTGAAACTTCACCTTCAATCCCACCCTGAACGCACCCAGATGGATTACGCTGCCTGCCTGCGAGAAGTCGCGGCGGCGGCCAGGGCGGCGGGCAAGGCTTGTGGTCTGCTTTGTCGTCAGACCGACGATTTTGCCGAACTACAAGCGCTCGGCTTCACCCATCTGGCCATCGAGACCGACATCACGCTCCTGCGCGAGAGCTACCGCAAAGTCATTCAACCTCTCCGCGCAGACCCAGCGGTCGTCGGACTACGGGACAATCCATCCATGCCTTCGAAATAA
- a CDS encoding DUF1553 domain-containing protein, with the protein MTLRTTLALSAIFHGLGFGLHADDSKPVLQLDFGQEESAPLIAVGNVVRDQAGPRPPEFPDFEANNTAIQLKGKGARYEIKDPGPQSPFDFTNGDAITLESWVKVDKLSPGQPMYIVGKGRTNSPHFARNNQNWSLRVIGGSAGLAHLSFLFASAPEPGGGNTWHIWNSEASFEIATGWHHVALSYEFGKPDTMRGWIDGVATAGVWGVDGATTKAPAVDDDDVWIGSSQGGNAGNSFQGFLDGLAIHRRALTDADIAKHCRRKEGPQVVLPAVAKMPDLGKIDEGKVLIQINEGHADSNRRPNSLETPQEAARWWGDAFLLPRVPVRYDDWGIRSSWAAPLLLRMAADVKLPEGSHRILLRTRGLSRLWIDGELIAETKPAVGNGENGFDPVTPLAQPPHPGVRVKGYHQQEVFGTAKMSPIKTTSRVVLELIVGGKNMRTDTGEVCVALESAGGDAFSILRATGRPDLPLTDAQVEPVLAEIESSLARFDDANRREASKSRDAFWQKRHDIAKAWVKKNPAPKPPRAGHPVDAFIDAKIETALAASAATSDAARLFHGEVLPVLREECFRCHGEKDKGGLKLNTREAALRGGDSEVPAIIPGDPAASELIERVRTDDEDLVMPPTGERLSKEQIARLESWIRDGAKWPSPPVDPGKLVKTSITSDAAFLRRIYLDTIGLPPAANEVKAFLADSDPDKRTKLIDRLLADERCADHAMSEWLDALAENPTLINASLNSTGPFRWFLHDALRDNKALDRMVTELLMMRGDAAHGGSAGFAQAAENDAPFAAKGHIVASTFLGIELQCARCHDSPYHSTTQRDLFSLAAMLERKAVTVPKTSRVPAAFFEKKARESLIRVTLKPDESVTPVWPFAAVTGVAENADIDRLIENPKDTRERLAALLTSPENRRFPRVMVNRIWKRLMGAGFVEPVQDWEGHDASHPELLDWLAAELLTADYDVRHIIRLIVTSAAYQREAGLENLAVAGAVERFFNAPARRRLTAEQVVDSLHAAAGAAIDSEPMTFIHDGSKTLQTRQDLGFPRRAWMFASLNNERDRPSLALPRAQAAVNVLEAFGWNGSRQKPIFARDTEPNMLQPGILENGILTQSLSRASWKSELANLAVEAKSPEALLESLFLRFLSRMPLRSERDSFLPELKSGFEKRLMPPDQITEPAPLEPLRLVTWLNHVTPDANTIQQENENRVQRGPSPDPRLRPEWREIYEDIIWSLINDRGFVWMP; encoded by the coding sequence ATGACATTGAGAACCACACTCGCGCTGTCTGCCATCTTCCATGGCCTGGGTTTTGGACTTCATGCGGATGATTCCAAGCCGGTGCTGCAACTGGATTTTGGTCAGGAAGAATCGGCACCTTTGATTGCTGTTGGCAACGTGGTGCGTGATCAGGCCGGGCCGCGTCCGCCGGAGTTTCCGGATTTTGAAGCGAACAACACGGCCATTCAGTTGAAGGGGAAGGGTGCCCGTTATGAAATCAAAGATCCGGGGCCGCAGAGCCCTTTTGATTTCACGAATGGCGATGCCATCACCTTGGAGTCGTGGGTGAAGGTGGACAAACTGAGCCCCGGCCAGCCGATGTATATCGTGGGCAAGGGGCGCACCAATTCCCCGCATTTTGCCCGCAACAATCAGAACTGGTCTTTGCGGGTCATCGGTGGCAGCGCGGGTCTGGCGCATCTCAGCTTTCTCTTTGCCAGCGCTCCAGAGCCCGGCGGCGGGAACACCTGGCACATCTGGAACTCGGAGGCGTCTTTCGAGATCGCGACGGGCTGGCATCACGTGGCTTTGTCGTATGAGTTCGGCAAACCCGACACCATGCGTGGATGGATTGACGGTGTGGCCACAGCGGGGGTGTGGGGAGTGGATGGTGCCACCACGAAGGCACCCGCAGTTGATGACGACGATGTTTGGATCGGCTCGTCTCAGGGCGGCAACGCGGGCAACAGTTTTCAGGGTTTTCTTGACGGGTTGGCCATCCATCGCCGCGCGTTGACCGATGCAGACATCGCGAAACATTGTCGGAGAAAAGAGGGTCCGCAGGTGGTGTTGCCCGCTGTCGCGAAAATGCCGGATCTCGGAAAGATCGACGAAGGAAAAGTGCTCATTCAGATCAACGAAGGGCACGCCGACTCCAACCGCCGGCCCAATTCTCTGGAGACACCGCAGGAAGCGGCCCGCTGGTGGGGAGACGCCTTCCTGCTGCCGCGTGTGCCGGTGCGATACGATGACTGGGGCATCCGGTCGAGCTGGGCAGCGCCGCTTTTGCTGCGCATGGCCGCAGACGTGAAACTGCCGGAAGGATCACACCGCATTCTGCTGCGAACCCGCGGCCTGTCCCGCCTCTGGATTGATGGCGAGTTGATCGCTGAAACCAAACCGGCGGTCGGCAATGGTGAAAATGGTTTCGACCCCGTGACGCCACTGGCGCAGCCGCCTCATCCCGGAGTTCGGGTCAAAGGCTACCATCAGCAGGAAGTTTTCGGAACGGCGAAGATGTCGCCCATAAAAACGACTTCCCGCGTGGTGTTGGAGTTGATCGTCGGAGGGAAAAATATGCGCACCGATACCGGGGAGGTCTGTGTCGCCCTTGAATCGGCGGGTGGTGATGCGTTCTCCATTCTTCGTGCGACGGGCAGGCCGGATCTTCCTTTGACGGATGCCCAGGTCGAGCCGGTCCTCGCCGAAATCGAAAGCTCGCTGGCCCGTTTTGACGACGCCAATCGACGTGAGGCCTCCAAATCCCGCGATGCGTTTTGGCAGAAGCGCCATGACATCGCCAAGGCATGGGTGAAGAAAAATCCAGCGCCCAAACCTCCCCGCGCAGGCCATCCCGTGGATGCCTTCATCGATGCGAAAATCGAAACCGCCCTCGCGGCGAGTGCCGCCACTTCAGACGCGGCGAGGCTTTTCCATGGCGAGGTGCTGCCGGTCCTGCGGGAGGAGTGTTTCCGCTGTCACGGCGAGAAAGACAAGGGCGGGCTGAAGCTGAACACGCGTGAGGCTGCCTTGCGCGGTGGTGATTCGGAGGTGCCCGCGATCATTCCGGGTGATCCGGCGGCCAGTGAGTTGATTGAGCGCGTTCGCACTGACGACGAAGATTTGGTCATGCCGCCCACCGGCGAGCGCCTCAGCAAAGAGCAAATCGCCCGGCTGGAATCGTGGATTCGCGACGGTGCCAAATGGCCGTCTCCACCGGTTGATCCTGGCAAGCTCGTCAAAACATCCATCACCTCGGATGCCGCTTTTCTCCGCCGCATTTATCTCGACACCATCGGTCTGCCGCCGGCTGCGAACGAGGTGAAGGCCTTCCTCGCGGACTCCGATCCTGACAAGCGCACCAAGCTTATCGACCGGCTGCTCGCCGATGAACGCTGCGCGGATCATGCGATGAGCGAGTGGCTGGATGCTCTCGCGGAGAACCCCACTTTGATCAATGCTTCGCTCAACAGCACCGGGCCATTTCGCTGGTTTCTCCACGATGCCTTGCGCGACAACAAAGCGCTCGACCGCATGGTCACGGAGCTGCTCATGATGCGGGGAGATGCCGCTCACGGAGGCAGTGCCGGCTTTGCCCAGGCGGCGGAAAACGATGCGCCCTTCGCGGCCAAAGGCCACATCGTTGCCTCCACGTTTCTCGGCATCGAGTTGCAGTGCGCGCGCTGTCATGATTCGCCCTATCACTCCACCACGCAGCGCGATCTCTTTTCTCTGGCCGCGATGCTGGAGCGCAAGGCTGTGACGGTGCCGAAAACCAGCCGCGTCCCTGCGGCGTTTTTTGAAAAGAAAGCCCGCGAGTCATTGATCCGGGTGACGCTGAAACCTGACGAATCCGTGACGCCAGTCTGGCCGTTTGCGGCTGTGACTGGTGTGGCGGAGAATGCCGACATTGACCGGCTCATCGAAAACCCGAAGGACACTCGGGAACGGCTCGCGGCCCTGCTCACCTCGCCGGAGAATCGTCGCTTCCCCCGCGTGATGGTGAACCGGATTTGGAAACGTCTCATGGGTGCGGGTTTTGTGGAACCGGTCCAAGATTGGGAAGGGCATGATGCAAGCCACCCAGAGCTGCTGGACTGGCTCGCGGCCGAACTGCTCACCGCAGACTACGATGTCCGGCACATCATCCGGCTCATTGTCACTTCGGCGGCTTATCAGCGTGAGGCAGGCTTGGAAAATCTGGCCGTCGCCGGTGCTGTTGAGCGCTTTTTCAATGCGCCAGCGCGGCGGCGTCTCACCGCTGAGCAGGTCGTGGACTCGCTCCACGCCGCAGCCGGGGCAGCCATCGATTCCGAACCCATGACCTTCATTCACGATGGATCCAAAACCTTGCAGACGCGGCAGGATCTCGGGTTTCCGCGTCGTGCCTGGATGTTCGCCAGCCTCAACAACGAACGGGACCGGCCCAGCCTGGCGCTGCCGCGAGCACAGGCTGCTGTGAATGTGTTGGAGGCCTTTGGATGGAACGGCTCCCGTCAGAAGCCAATTTTCGCGCGTGACACCGAACCGAACATGCTCCAGCCCGGCATCCTCGAAAACGGCATCCTCACCCAGTCCTTGTCGCGAGCGTCTTGGAAATCCGAACTGGCGAATCTGGCGGTGGAAGCGAAATCACCGGAAGCCTTGCTGGAGAGTTTGTTTCTCCGGTTTCTCAGCCGCATGCCGCTGCGCTCAGAACGGGATTCATTTCTCCCTGAGTTGAAGTCCGGCTTTGAAAAACGACTCATGCCCCCGGATCAAATCACGGAACCGGCCCCGCTGGAACCGCTTCGTCTGGTGACCTGGCTCAACCATGTGACACCGGACGCCAATACCATCCAGCAGGAGAACGAAAATCGGGTCCAGCGAGGCCCCAGCCCCGATCCGCGTCTGCGACCAGAATGGCGAGAAATTTACGAGGACATCATCTGGAGCCTGATCAACGACCGCGGTTTCGTCTGGATGCCCTGA
- a CDS encoding DUF1552 domain-containing protein produces MSNYLSQSWLLNRRHALKALGSFISLPMLECMVPLRAAEKVTATPKRSAFIYLANGVHSLNYQITTEGKGYQFSRSLKPLEKHRDVITPISGLHHPGSLSHHHNCISVWLTGGKLGPSDRNTISVDQKMAEITALQTRVASMEVALTQESLAWTADGVRLPAMRRCSEIFASLFEEPKGGKTVQRRALRRKGSVLDANLAEVRQLEKKMGSEDKGRMQQYLTSVREAEIRTRRADTWLDTPLPAVSDADRKRTNRDIAATMAGDYFRTVYDLMVLAFQTDVTRVATFSMGGEGDAFSIPEIGITESRHQLSHHGGDAGYMEKLTNYDTFAIEQFSYFLTRLAETKDLSGKPLLGSTMALFGSGMSYGHSHGNANLPLVFAGGSDLGLKHGSHLDFNKTAAGFQGYALGADGALTTAHYQLCSRPANTDAHMSNLLLLMAQRMGVETDQFGDSNKVVAL; encoded by the coding sequence ATGAGCAACTATCTCTCCCAATCCTGGCTACTCAATCGCCGCCACGCGCTCAAGGCACTCGGCAGTTTCATCTCGCTGCCCATGCTTGAGTGCATGGTCCCGCTCCGCGCGGCGGAGAAAGTCACTGCCACGCCGAAGCGCAGCGCGTTCATCTACCTCGCGAACGGCGTCCACTCGCTGAACTACCAGATCACCACGGAGGGCAAGGGCTACCAGTTCTCCCGGTCGCTGAAGCCTTTGGAGAAGCATCGCGATGTGATCACGCCGATCAGCGGCCTGCATCATCCGGGAAGCCTCAGTCATCACCACAACTGCATCTCCGTCTGGCTCACCGGTGGGAAGCTCGGCCCATCGGATCGCAACACCATCTCCGTGGACCAAAAGATGGCGGAAATCACCGCGCTCCAAACTCGAGTCGCTTCGATGGAGGTTGCCCTCACGCAGGAATCCCTCGCTTGGACGGCGGATGGCGTGCGGCTGCCTGCGATGCGTCGTTGCAGCGAGATTTTCGCATCGCTCTTCGAAGAACCGAAAGGCGGCAAAACAGTCCAACGGCGGGCCTTGCGCCGCAAAGGCAGTGTGCTTGACGCCAACCTCGCGGAAGTGCGTCAGCTCGAGAAGAAGATGGGCTCGGAGGACAAAGGACGCATGCAGCAATACCTCACCTCCGTCCGTGAGGCAGAGATCCGCACGCGGCGGGCCGACACATGGCTCGATACGCCATTGCCCGCCGTCTCCGACGCCGACCGCAAGCGCACCAACCGTGACATCGCCGCCACCATGGCGGGCGATTATTTCCGCACCGTTTATGACCTCATGGTGCTCGCCTTTCAGACGGATGTGACCCGCGTGGCCACCTTCAGCATGGGCGGCGAAGGGGATGCTTTTTCCATTCCTGAAATCGGTATCACCGAGTCGCGCCACCAGCTCAGCCACCACGGCGGCGATGCCGGTTACATGGAGAAGCTCACCAACTACGACACCTTCGCCATCGAGCAGTTCAGCTACTTCCTCACCCGCCTCGCGGAGACCAAGGACCTCAGCGGCAAGCCGCTCCTCGGCTCCACGATGGCGCTCTTTGGCAGCGGCATGTCCTACGGTCACAGCCATGGCAACGCCAACCTCCCGCTCGTGTTCGCCGGCGGCTCCGACCTCGGCCTGAAGCATGGCAGCCACCTCGACTTCAACAAGACGGCCGCAGGATTCCAAGGCTACGCTCTCGGCGCGGACGGAGCGCTCACCACCGCGCATTACCAGCTCTGCAGCCGCCCCGCGAACACCGACGCCCACATGAGCAACCTGCTCCTCCTCATGGCCCAGCGCATGGGCGTGGAGACCGACCAGTTCGGCGACAGCAACAAGGTCGTCGCGCTGTGA
- a CDS encoding DUF1501 domain-containing protein translates to MKRRHFLRTGATLGSSLALPHSLMAEPTSKLIRGNAEHVISIWLGGGMAQTDTFDPKRVGDPKANKPGSYYPSIETAVPGVRVCEHLSKVAPLMDRVTAVRTIHHDVIDEHAAATNRMHTGRPISGTISYPSIGSIIAHERGAVADDAPPYVLIGYPNVTRGPGFLGAQSSYLYLTDTSRGPAGLSLPPGMTPNRQARRERYLTALQASAGATEDRQLKSYDAAIAQSLKLSGPEFNRAFQLDSEPAGLRNEYGGEFGQRCLLSRRLVERGVRFIEVSHNLNFINGAGWDTHKESILQQHGLIRELDIAMAALIRDLSAKKLLDKTLIMVTTEFGRPPEFDSGGGRGHQGSAFTCVLAGGGLKHSGAWGQTGDLSKEIVANPVSVPDFFATVCAALGVDYHKNLYDGDRPVPITDQGNPIASLFA, encoded by the coding sequence ATGAAGCGAAGACATTTTCTCAGAACCGGCGCCACCCTGGGGAGCAGCCTTGCCTTGCCGCACTCGCTCATGGCTGAGCCGACTTCCAAGCTCATTCGCGGAAACGCGGAGCACGTCATTTCGATCTGGCTGGGAGGCGGCATGGCGCAAACGGATACCTTCGACCCCAAACGAGTGGGCGACCCGAAAGCAAACAAACCTGGCTCCTACTATCCGTCCATCGAAACGGCGGTCCCTGGCGTGCGGGTGTGTGAGCATCTGTCCAAGGTGGCACCCCTCATGGACCGTGTGACTGCGGTGCGGACCATTCACCACGACGTCATTGATGAGCACGCGGCTGCCACCAATCGCATGCATACCGGGCGTCCCATCAGCGGCACGATCAGCTATCCCTCCATCGGCTCCATCATCGCCCACGAGCGCGGAGCCGTGGCCGACGATGCCCCGCCCTACGTCCTGATCGGCTATCCGAATGTCACGCGCGGGCCTGGATTTCTGGGAGCCCAATCCAGCTACCTCTACCTGACGGACACCAGTCGCGGTCCGGCAGGATTATCACTGCCTCCGGGGATGACACCGAATCGTCAGGCGCGTCGCGAACGCTATCTCACCGCCCTCCAGGCGAGCGCCGGAGCGACCGAAGACCGGCAGTTGAAAAGTTACGACGCCGCCATCGCGCAAAGTCTGAAACTCAGCGGCCCGGAGTTCAATCGCGCGTTCCAACTCGACTCCGAACCGGCTGGCCTGCGCAATGAATACGGCGGTGAGTTTGGGCAGCGATGTTTGCTCAGCCGGCGGCTGGTTGAACGCGGCGTGCGCTTCATCGAAGTCTCCCACAACCTGAACTTCATCAATGGAGCGGGCTGGGATACGCATAAAGAAAGCATTCTCCAGCAGCATGGGTTGATCAGAGAACTCGACATCGCCATGGCCGCATTGATCCGTGATTTGTCCGCGAAAAAGCTGCTCGATAAAACACTCATCATGGTCACCACGGAGTTCGGCCGGCCCCCAGAGTTCGACAGTGGGGGCGGGCGCGGGCATCAGGGCAGCGCCTTCACCTGCGTGCTGGCCGGAGGAGGTCTAAAACACAGCGGTGCCTGGGGTCAAACGGGTGACCTCTCGAAAGAGATTGTCGCCAATCCCGTCAGTGTTCCCGATTTCTTCGCCACCGTCTGCGCCGCCCTGGGCGTTGATTACCACAAGAACCTTTACGACGGAGATCGTCCCGTGCCGATCACGGATCAAGGAAACCCCATCGCATCTCTCTTTGCATAG